In one Brassica oleracea var. oleracea cultivar TO1000 chromosome C9, BOL, whole genome shotgun sequence genomic region, the following are encoded:
- the LOC106313412 gene encoding LOW QUALITY PROTEIN: ATP-dependent DNA helicase Q-like 4B (The sequence of the model RefSeq protein was modified relative to this genomic sequence to represent the inferred CDS: substituted 1 base at 1 genomic stop codon) encodes MVVVTSDDRLAGALPHVQPMSVASKMCGNHLPEAEKSRVHLPQTNWSKHANASECIPSSNNFLSSTMLYSLESQKPRRSRETASRPIYNIIPVDVQTSAHQHISKAWCALTNLSINNTYLRPGITPAIDDINTNCSFSTRGRSTAKVTSNTDGSFYAHNHQEDSQKRIRGTATSFDCSSSSSPGDGQLTSGKVPWVNNEVRDSITGCINGMEVPPIINLAHPARQVEVIEIDDDDILKGIDVEQIVMEHYYSTCTHQPSVNIFASRGKEQPCLPPELCSICSHGVKLGLCLQASSHVEQMKDALLAVSNELLDDSTDLSPGHFEQLCQERLLLKKQIQLLEILIQDKEKKNSECLASRPSHNIQYETPQTTNHKADYAQADSRAHIKEQGRYVSDNWNMPRDYLCSEDRSGLSSGPRERERCVPEIIDVTYTDGSNDKKXSSRDFPWTKNLELNNKRVFGNHSFRPNQREIINATMSGCDVFVLMPTGGGKSLTYQLPALICAGITLVISPLVSLIQDQIMNLLQANIHAASLSAGMDWTQQLDILRELSSENSKYRLLYVTPEKVAKSDSLLRHLESLNSHSLLARFVIDEAHCVSQWGHDFRPDYQGLGILKKKFPKIPMLALTATATASVKEDVVQALGLVNTVVFRQSFNRPNLWYSVVPKTNKCLEDIDQFIKKNHFDECGIIYCLSKMDCEKVTETLRKFGHKAAFYHGSMDPGKRAFVQKKWSKDEINIICATVAFGMGINKPDVRFVIHHSLPKSIEGYYQECGRAGRDGQRSSCVLYYCYSDYIRVKHMISQGGPGQSTMTTGYNRIASSGRTLESNTDNLLRMVTYCENEVDCRRFLQLVHLGENFDSTNCKNTCDNCSSSKTLIEKDVTLIGRQLVELVKLTGERFSSAHIVELYRGSLNQTVKKHGHETLHLHGAGKHLSKSQASRILHYLVTKDILTEYVKKSDLYGSVSSLLKVNRSKAASILSGGQTIEMRFPSAVKVVKPSKHGPTPARVALKQTTLPMAPAPPQDSILSDTLFKALKKLRADIVKESSDAVMSYHIFGNPTIQQISKRLPRTKEELLDIHGLGKAKVSKYGDRLLETIESTINNHYGTNKKEGTGSGKRRRDENTNPIVVDDDDDPDWTPSQQSYKKAYAVRGQTCEEATCRF; translated from the exons ATGGTGGTTGTTACAAGCGACGATAGACTTGCTGGAGCTCTTCCGCATGTTCAACCTATGAGCGTTGCTAGTAAAATGTG TGGGAACCATCTCCCTGAAGCTGAAAAATCCAGAGTTCACTTACCACAAACGAATTGGTCGAAACATGCCAACGCTTCTGAGTGTATACCATCGTCGAACAACTTTCTAAGCTCTACTATGCTTTACTCTCTAGAAAGTCAAAAGCCTAGAAGAAGTAGAGAAACGGCTTCGAG GCCAATTTACAACATCATCCCTGTAGATGTGCAGACTTCGGCACACCAACATATTTCAAAG GCTTGGTGTGCTCTTACAAACCTCTCAATAAATAATACATACCTGAGACCTGGCATTACTCCTGCAATTGATGATATCAACACTAACTGTTCATTTTCTACGAGAGGAAGATCCACTGCTAAAGTTACATCCAACACTGATGGATCTTTCTATGCACACAATCATCAAGAGGATAGTCAAAAGAGAATAAGAGGAACTGCAACATCTTTTGACTGTTCCTCCTCCTCTTCCCCAGGTGATGGTCAATTAACTTCTGGAAAAGTTCCATGGGTAAATAACGAGGTTAGAGATTCAATAACCGGTTGTATAAATGGTATGGAGGTACCACCAATTATAAACTTAGCACACCCAGCTAGACAGGTGGAAGTTATCGAGATTGACGATGATGACATTCTCAAG GGTATTGACGTAGAGCAAATTGTTATGGAGCACTACTATTCAACGTGTACCCATCAACCATCTGTTAATATATTTGCTTCCAGAGGAAAAGAACAGCCCTGTTTGCCTCCTGAGTTATGTTCCATCTGTAGTCATGGAGTAAAG CTAGGGCTCTGTCTTCAAGCTTCCAGCCATGTTGAACAAATGAAGGACGCGCTGCTTGCAGTATCAAATGAACTACTTGACGATTCTACCGACCTGAGCCCTGGTCATTTTGAACAGCTTTGTCAAGAGAG GTTACTGTTGAAAAAGCAAATACAGCTGCTTGAGATCCTTATCCAAGATAAAGAAAAGAAAAACTCAGAGTGTTTGGCATCTAGGCCTAGTCATAATATTCAGTATGAGACACCTCAAACAACAAATCATAAGGCGGATTATGCTCAGGCAGACTCTCGAGCTCATATAAAAGAACAAGGAAGATATGTAAGTGATAACTGGAATATGCCACGAGACTATTTATGTTCTGAAGATAGGTCTGGGCTTTCATCTGGTCCTCGAGAGAGGGAACGTTGTGTTCCTGAGATTATAGATGTCACTTATACTGATGGTTCAAATGACAAAAAGTGAAGCAGTCGTGACTTTCCGTGGACTAAAAATCTGGAG CTCAATAACAAAAGAGTGTTTGGAAACCACTCATTTCGACCCAACCAAAGAGAGATCATTAATGCTACAATGAGTGGTTGTGATGTTTTTGTTTTGATGCCAACTGGAGGAGGGAAAAGCTTGACATATCAG CTCCCCGCTCTGATCTGTGCGGGAATAACATTAGTAATTTCTCCACTTGTTTCACTCATTCAAGACCAGATAATGAACTTATTACAG GCCAATATACATGCTGCTTCCTTAAGTGCTGGAATGGATTGGACTCAACAACTAGATATACTTCGGGAGCTGAGCTCGGAGAACTCTAAATACAGGTTACTGTATGTCACACCGGAAAAAGTGGCAAA AAGTGATTCCCTTTTGAGGCACCTTGAAAGCTTAAACTCCCACAGTTTACTTGCTCGATTTGTTATTGATGAAGCCCACTGTGTGAGTCAGTGGGGGCATGACTTTCGACCAGACTACCAG GGTCTTGGTATTCTGAAGAAGAAGTTTCCTAAAATTCCCATGTTGGCTTTGACAGCTACTGCAACAGCCAGTGTAAAAGAAGATGTTGTGCAAGCTCTTGGCCTGGTTAACACTGTTGTGTTCCGGCAAAGTTTTAATCGACCAAATCTGTG GTACTCTGTGGTTCCCAAGACAAATAAGTGCTTGGAAGATATTGACCAGTTTATCAAGAAAAACCATTTTGATGAGTGTGGCATCATTTATTGTCTTTCTAAAATGGACTGCGAAAAAGTCACTGAAACGTTGCGG AAGTTTGGCCATAAAGCAGCCTTCTACCATGGTAGTATGGATCCTGGTAAACGTGCGTTTGTACAGAAAAAATGGAGCAAAGATGAAATCAATATAATATGTGCTACGGTGGCGTTTGGAATGG GAATAAATAAGCCTGACGTTCGCTTTGTAATTCATCACTCTCTCCCAAAGTCCATTGAAGGCTATTATCAG GAATGTGGTCGTGCTGGTAGGGACGGCCAGAGGTCATCATGTGTTTTGTATTACTGTTATAGCGATTAT ATTCGAGTGAAGCATATGATTAGCCAAGGAGGACCTGGCCAAAGCACCATGACAACGGGATACAATCGTATAGCAAGTTCAGGGAGGACACTCGAATCGAATACGGACAATCTTCTCCGCATG GTTACTTACTGTGAAAATGAGGTGGATTGTCGACGTTTCTTGCAGCTAGTTCATTTGGGGGAAAATTTTGATTCGACGAACTGCAAAAACACATGTGATAATTGCTCCAGCAGCAAAACATTGATTGAGAAAGATGTAACTTTGATTGGAAGGCAACTG GTTGAACTTGTGAAGCTAACAGGAGAAAGGTTTTCTTCAGCTCATATTGTAGAACTCTACAGGGGGTCCTTAAACCAGACG GTCAAGAAACACGGACATGAAACTTTGCACCTCCATGGAGCAGGAAAGCATTTATCTAAAAGTCAAGCCTCTCGTATCTTGCACTATCTTGTGACAAAAGACATTCTCACAGAGTATGTTAAAAAGAGTGATCTGTATGGATCTGTATCGTCTTTGCTGAAG GTGAATAGATCAAAAGCTGCCTCAATCTTATCTGGAGGCCAGACTATAGAAATGAG ATTTCCTTCAGCTGTAAAAGTAGTAAAGCCGAGCAAACACGGACCAACCCCAGCAAGAGTTGCACTGAAGCAAACTACTCTTCCAATGGCACCTGCTCCCCCACAAGACTCG ATTCTCTCGGATACCTTGTTCAAAGCCTTGAAAAAGCTGCGTGCTGATATTGTCAAGGAATCCTCAGATGCAGTAATGTCATACCACATATTTGG CAATCCGACGATTCAACAGATAAGTAAACGACTTCCTAGAACCAAAGAGGAACTCCTTGATATCCATGGTCTTGGAAA AGCCAAGGTGAGCAAGTACGGGGATCGTTTGTTGGAAACTATAGAATCAACCATCAACAACCACTACGGAACCAATAAGAAAGAGGGTACCGGGTCAGGGAAGAGGAGAAGAGACGAGAACACTAATCCAATTGTAGTTGACGATGATGATGATCCTGATTGGACTCCGAGCCAACAGTCCTACAAAAAGGCTTACGCGGTTCGTGGTCAAACGTGTGAAGAAGCTACATGTAGATTTTGA
- the LOC106314383 gene encoding agamous-like MADS-box protein AGL97 has protein sequence MGGEKRKIDIKFIEDKAVRSVTFCKRRDGLFSKASDLCLLSPATQIAILATPPSTNSHAGFYSFGHSSVDYVVSSLLHDQSPGDPTNQVENRRLGFWWEDQALERLESVDELRDATDAVTRMLNNVRLRLDAVKGNQRGGALVIHQEEARAPKIRNTNKEKTNQITNSESACGLVIHQDEVPQLCNTNTNYKNEETTTQVANSEGASGSGSSVEKNDDILHIDDLDIDDFFH, from the coding sequence ATGGGAGGCGAAAAACGGAAAATAGATATTAAGTTTATCGAAGACAAAGCAGTAAGATCAGTTACGTTTTGTAAACGACGTGATGGTCTCTTCAGCAAAGCTTCTGACCTCTGTCTTCTCTCGCCCGCCACTCAAATCGCAATCTTAGCGACTCCGCCTTCTACCAATTCTCACGCTGGTTTCTACTCCTTTGGCCATTCCTCTGTCGACTACGTCGTCTCTTCTCTACTTCACGACCAGTCTCCTGGTGATCCGACAAACCAAGTAGAGAACAGAAGGTTAGGTTTTTGGTGGGAAGACCAAGCCTTGGAAAGATTGGAGAGCGTCGACGAGTTGAGAGATGCGACCGATGCGGTTACTAGGATGTTGAACAATGTGAGGTTACGATTAGATGCCGTGAAGGGTAATCAAAGAGGTGGAGCTTTAGTGATCCATCAAGAGGAGGCTCGGGCTCCTAAGATTCGTAACACCAACAAGGAAAAAACGAATCAAATTACTAATTCTGAAAGTGCTTGTGGTTTGGTGATCCATCAAGATGAGGTCCCTCAGCTTTGTAACACCAACACGAACTACAAAAACGAAGAGACGACGACTCAAGTTGCTAATTCTGAAGGTGCTTCTGGTTCTGGAAGTTCGGTAGAGAAAAATGATGATATTCTCCATATCGATGATTTGGATATTGATGATTTTTTTCATTGA